The proteins below are encoded in one region of Cyclopterus lumpus isolate fCycLum1 chromosome 8, fCycLum1.pri, whole genome shotgun sequence:
- the ddx47 gene encoding probable ATP-dependent RNA helicase DDX47 gives MADDVVESEKPNADETLQSSSSGDVDGGEINVAAKTFKDLGVTEVLCEACDQLGWKTPTKIQVEAIPVALQGKDIIGLAETGSGKTGAFALPILQSLLGSPQRLHTLVLTPTRELAFQIAEQFEALGSSIGVKCAVIVGGIDMMSQSLVLAKKPHIVIATPGRLIDHMENTKGFSLRALKFLVMDEADRILNMDFETEVDKILKVIPRERRTYLFSATMTKKVQKLQRAALKDPVKCAVSTKYSTVDKLQQYYVFIPTKYKDCYLVSIINELAGNSFMIFCSTCNNAQRVALLLRNLGITAIPLHGQMSQNKRLGALNKFKSKSRSVLLATDVASRGLDIPHVDCVINYDIPTHSKDYIHRVGRTARAGRAGKSITFVTQYDVELFQRIESLIGKKLPAFPTQEDEVMMLVERVSEAQRFARLEMKEEGEKKKRPRGDGDQDDTDQASGVRKKVRGGGGGGGGGRGRGGRGGGGGGGGGGGGGGGGGGMKKRGAAAWRGGH, from the exons ATGGCGGACGACGTTGTGGAAAGCGAGAAGCCAAACGCGGACGAAACGCTCCAAAGTTCGAGTAGCGGCGATGTTGACGGTGGCGAAATCAACGTGGCAGCGAAGACCTTCAAGGACCTG GGTGTCACCGAGGTCCTCTGTGAGGCCTGTGATCAGCTGGGATGGAAGACTCCAACAAAGATCCAGGTGGAAGCGATACCTGTAGCCCTGCAAG GGAAAGACATTATCGGCCTGGCAGAGACCGGTTCCGGAAAGACGGGTGCCTTCGCTCTGCCCATCCTGCAGTCACTGCTGGGCTCGCCCCAGAGGCTCCATACCCTCGTCCTCACCCCCACCAGGGAGTTGGCGTTTCAGATCGCTGAGCAGTTTGAGGCCCTGGGCTCCAGCATCGGCGTTAAGTGCG CGGTCATAGTGGGAGGAATCGACATGATGTCCCAGTCATTGGTGCTGGCTAAAAAACCACACATTGTTATTG CCACACCTGGCAGGTTGATCGACCACATGGAGAACACTAAGGGCTTCTCCCTACGAGCTCTGAAGTTTCTGGTCATGGACGAAGCAGACAGAATCCTCAACATGGACTTTGAGACTGAG GTGGATAAAATCTTGAAGGTGATTCCCAGAGAGCGGCGCACCTATTTGTTCTCCGCCACCATGACCAAAAAG GTCCAGAAGCTTCAGAGAGCAGCTCTGAAAGATCCTGTGAAGTGTGCGGTGTCCACCAAATACTCTACCGTAGACAAACTACAGCAGTATTACGTCTTCATACCCACGAAGTACAAG GACTGTTACCTGGTGTCCATCATAAACGAGCTGGCCGGGAACTCGTTCATGATTTTCTGCAGCACATGTAACAATGCCCAGCGGGTGGCGCTGTTGTTAAGGAACCTCGGCATCACTGCCATCCCTCTTCACGGCCAGATGAGTCAG AACAAACGCCTCGGAGCGCTAAACAAGTTCAAGTCCAAGTCTCGTTCGGTGCTGCTGGCGACGGACGTGGCGTCCAGAGGACTGGACATCCCTCACGTCGACTGCGTCATCAACTACGACATCCCCACCCACTCCAAG GACTACATCCACAGAGTCGGACGAACCGCCAGGGCGGGGCGAGCGGGGAAATCTATCACGTTTGTCACTCA atatGACGTGGAGCTTTTCCAGCGGATTGAAAGCCTGATTGGGAAGAAGCTTCCGGCCTTCCCCACGCaggaggatgaagtgatgatgcTGGTGGAGAGGGTGAGCGAGGCCCAGAGATTTGCCAGACTG GAAATGAAGGAGGaaggtgagaaaaagaaaaggcccagaggagatggagaccaGGATGACACAGATCAAGCAAGCGGTGTGAGGAAGAAAgtgagaggaggtggaggtggaggtggaggaggacgaggacgaggaggacgaggaggaggaggaggaggaggaggaggaggaggaggtggaggaggaggtggtgggatGAAAAAGAGGGGTGCAGCCGCCTGGAGGGGAGGACATTGA